In Rhodamnia argentea isolate NSW1041297 chromosome 4, ASM2092103v1, whole genome shotgun sequence, the following proteins share a genomic window:
- the LOC115741085 gene encoding endoribonuclease YBEY, chloroplastic isoform X1, with translation MLARRSSLLRILRRRDPEMARALLRAVPFASSLRSSSALHSQTVHLGAAASSSPLGTSLFGNKVGFFGAGNEKQLTGLCGRVWASQRGYRKVRRRAAKSKDRELELNASICIEEDLPDDLEILSIAELLRLNVPMAMKLAFDGLKDATYQTRDTAIDDVGGFQSVELSVLLCNDDFIRKLNKEWRDEDHATDVLSMSQHVAGLKLPILMLGDIVISVETAARQAEERGHTLLDEIRILMVHGLLHLLGFDHELSEEAEAEMEKEEELLLKSLGWKGKGLIQSAYDTKTDTDLRAENPDDDLPKDRKREGSLRFYKPKFSYIFCDMDGTLLNSESRISLTNAKALKEALSRGVKVVIASGKARPAVINILQMVDLAGKDGVISQFTPGVFVQGLLVYGRQGREIYRRNLEPDVCREAFIYSREHGIPLIAFCEDRCLTLFEHPLVDSLHTIYKEPKAEIMPSIEDLLAAADIQKIIFLDAAEGVATNLRPYWSEATGARANVVQAVPDMLEIVPPGTSKGSGVKMLLDHLGVAPKEVMAIGDGENDIEMLELASLGIALSNGSEKTKAVANVIGVSNDEDGVADAIYRYAF, from the exons ATGCTCGCTCGTCGTTCCTCTCTCCTCCGCATCCTCCGCCGTCGCGACCCCGAGATGGCGCGTGCCCTGCTGCGCGCCGTCCCCTTCGCCTCCTCGCTCCGCTCCTCCTCGGCCCTGCACTCCCAGACCGTTCATCTCGGCGCCGCGGCGTCGTCGTCTCCGTTGGGAACTTCGCTGTTTGGGAATAAAGTCGGGTTTTTTGGGGCAGGGAATGAGAAGCAGTTGACGGGTCTTTGTGGCAGGGTTTGGGCGTCGCAGAGAGGGTACAGGAAGGTGAGGAGGAGGGCTGCGAAGAGCAAGGACAGGGAGCTCGAGCTCAATGCCAGCATTTGCATCGAAGAGGACTTACCCGATGATCTTGAAATTCTG AGTATTGCAGAACTACTACGTCTAAATGTTCCAATGGCAATGAAACTAGCATTTGATGGCTTGAAGGATGCAACTTACCAAACGAGAGACACCGCTATAGACGATGTTGGTGGATTTCAAAGTGTGGAGTTGTCTGTTCTTCTTTGCAATGACGACTTTATTCGGAAGTTGAACAAGGAGTGGAGGGACGAGGACCATGCCACTGATGTTCTCTCTATGTCACAACACGTCGCAGGGCTTAAGCTCCCTATA CTTATGCTTGGTGACATTGTAATTTCTGTTGAGACTGCTGCAAGGCAAGCAGAGGAAAGAGGCCACACTCTTCTTGATGAGATACGAATCCTAATG GTTCACGGACTGTTACATCTTTTGGGTTTTGATCATGAGCTGAGCGAAGAGGCAGAAGCAGAAatggagaaggaagaggaacTTCTTCTAAAAAGCCTTGGTTGGAAAGGAAAAGGATTAATCCAAAGTGCATATGACACTAAGACTGACACAGATCTACGTGCTGAGAATCCAGATG ATGATTTGCCAAAAGACAGGAAAAGAGAAGGCAGTCTTCGCTTTTATAAACCAAAATTCAGCTATATCTTCTGCGACATGGATG GCACACTGCTGAACAGTGAAAGTCGGATCTCTTTAACAAATGCAAAAGCTCTGAAGGAGGCCTTGTCAAGGGGTGTCAAAGTGGTTATAGCTAGTGGAAAG GCACGTCCGGCGGTCATAAATATCTTGCAGATGGTAGATTTAGCTGGTAAAGATGGGGTCATTTCTCAGTTTACTCCTGGTGTCTTCGTACAG GGATTGCTTGTTTATGGTAGACAAGGACGAGAAATTTATAGAAGAAATTTAGAGCCTGATGTGTGCCGAGAG GCGTTTATATACTCTCGAGAGCATGGAATTCCGCTTATTGCATTCTGTGAGGATCGTTGCTTGACACTATTTGAACACCCTCTCGTTGACTCATTGCATACAATATACAAGGAGCCAAAG GCGGAGATCATGCCTTCAATTGAGGATCTCCTGGCTGCTGCAGATATACAG aaaattatttttttggacgcCGCTGAGGGAGTGGCAACAAATTTGCGGCCATATTGGTCAGAAGCTACTGGAGCTCGTGCTAATGTGGTCCAAGCTGTGCCTGATATGCTGGAGATTGTCCCCCCCGGAACTTCTAAAGGTAGTGGGGTCAAAATGCTGCTTGATCATTTAGGGGTTGCTCCAAAAGAG gttATGGCTATTGGTGATGGGGAGAACGACATAGAGATGCTTGAGTTGGCATCTCTTGGCATTGCTCTAAGTAATGGATCAGAGAAGACGAAGGCTGTGGCGAATGTAATTGGTGTTAGCAATGATGAAGATGGCGTGGCTGATGCAATCTATCGCTATGCTTTCTGA
- the LOC115741085 gene encoding endoribonuclease YBEY, chloroplastic isoform X3, protein MAMKLAFDGLKDATYQTRDTAIDDVGGFQSVELSVLLCNDDFIRKLNKEWRDEDHATDVLSMSQHVAGLKLPILMLGDIVISVETAARQAEERGHTLLDEIRILMVHGLLHLLGFDHELSEEAEAEMEKEEELLLKSLGWKGKGLIQSAYDTKTDTDLRAENPDGDDLPKDRKREGSLRFYKPKFSYIFCDMDGTLLNSESRISLTNAKALKEALSRGVKVVIASGKARPAVINILQMVDLAGKDGVISQFTPGVFVQGLLVYGRQGREIYRRNLEPDVCREAFIYSREHGIPLIAFCEDRCLTLFEHPLVDSLHTIYKEPKAEIMPSIEDLLAAADIQKIIFLDAAEGVATNLRPYWSEATGARANVVQAVPDMLEIVPPGTSKGSGVKMLLDHLGVAPKEVMAIGDGENDIEMLELASLGIALSNGSEKTKAVANVIGVSNDEDGVADAIYRYAF, encoded by the exons ATGGCAATGAAACTAGCATTTGATGGCTTGAAGGATGCAACTTACCAAACGAGAGACACCGCTATAGACGATGTTGGTGGATTTCAAAGTGTGGAGTTGTCTGTTCTTCTTTGCAATGACGACTTTATTCGGAAGTTGAACAAGGAGTGGAGGGACGAGGACCATGCCACTGATGTTCTCTCTATGTCACAACACGTCGCAGGGCTTAAGCTCCCTATA CTTATGCTTGGTGACATTGTAATTTCTGTTGAGACTGCTGCAAGGCAAGCAGAGGAAAGAGGCCACACTCTTCTTGATGAGATACGAATCCTAATG GTTCACGGACTGTTACATCTTTTGGGTTTTGATCATGAGCTGAGCGAAGAGGCAGAAGCAGAAatggagaaggaagaggaacTTCTTCTAAAAAGCCTTGGTTGGAAAGGAAAAGGATTAATCCAAAGTGCATATGACACTAAGACTGACACAGATCTACGTGCTGAGAATCCAGATGGT GATGATTTGCCAAAAGACAGGAAAAGAGAAGGCAGTCTTCGCTTTTATAAACCAAAATTCAGCTATATCTTCTGCGACATGGATG GCACACTGCTGAACAGTGAAAGTCGGATCTCTTTAACAAATGCAAAAGCTCTGAAGGAGGCCTTGTCAAGGGGTGTCAAAGTGGTTATAGCTAGTGGAAAG GCACGTCCGGCGGTCATAAATATCTTGCAGATGGTAGATTTAGCTGGTAAAGATGGGGTCATTTCTCAGTTTACTCCTGGTGTCTTCGTACAG GGATTGCTTGTTTATGGTAGACAAGGACGAGAAATTTATAGAAGAAATTTAGAGCCTGATGTGTGCCGAGAG GCGTTTATATACTCTCGAGAGCATGGAATTCCGCTTATTGCATTCTGTGAGGATCGTTGCTTGACACTATTTGAACACCCTCTCGTTGACTCATTGCATACAATATACAAGGAGCCAAAG GCGGAGATCATGCCTTCAATTGAGGATCTCCTGGCTGCTGCAGATATACAG aaaattatttttttggacgcCGCTGAGGGAGTGGCAACAAATTTGCGGCCATATTGGTCAGAAGCTACTGGAGCTCGTGCTAATGTGGTCCAAGCTGTGCCTGATATGCTGGAGATTGTCCCCCCCGGAACTTCTAAAGGTAGTGGGGTCAAAATGCTGCTTGATCATTTAGGGGTTGCTCCAAAAGAG gttATGGCTATTGGTGATGGGGAGAACGACATAGAGATGCTTGAGTTGGCATCTCTTGGCATTGCTCTAAGTAATGGATCAGAGAAGACGAAGGCTGTGGCGAATGTAATTGGTGTTAGCAATGATGAAGATGGCGTGGCTGATGCAATCTATCGCTATGCTTTCTGA
- the LOC115741121 gene encoding early nodulin-93-like encodes MPWSIAASCCGKKKQKKKNMGIPSEMKDFWVNSRRMNSFLIASPAEERRIQAARNCTQEGVRAGARAAAIACVATAVPTLVVCRVAPWAKANLNYTAQALIISAASIAAYFITADKTILECARRNTHYDKTT; translated from the exons ATGCCCTGGTCGATCGCGGCAAGCTGTTGtgggaagaagaaacaaaaaaaaaaaaatatggggaTTCCATCAGAGATGAAGGATTTCTGGGTGAACAGCCGGAGGATGAATTCGTTCCTGATCGCTTCTCCAGCTGAAGAACGGAGGATTCAAGCCGCTCGGAATTGCActcaag AGGGTGTCCGTGCTGGAGCGAGGGCAGCTGCTATCGCCTGCGTTGCCACCGCCGTGCCTACG TTGGTCGTTTGTCGAGTGGCTCCTTGGGCAAAGGCGAACCTCAATTATACTGCACAGGCACTCATCATATCAGCAG CTTCAATTGCTGCATACTTCATCACTGCTGATAAAACAATCCTAGAGTGTGCAAGGAGAAATACACATTACGACAAAACAACCTGA
- the LOC115741085 gene encoding endoribonuclease YBEY, chloroplastic isoform X2 translates to MLARRSSLLRILRRRDPEMARALLRAVPFASSLRSSSALHSQTVHLGAAASSSPLGTSLFGNKVGFFGAGNEKQLTGLCGRVWASQRGYRKVRRRAAKSKDRELELNASICIEEDLPDDLEILSIAELLRLNVPMAMKLAFDGLKDATYQTRDTAIDDVGGFQSVELSVLLCNDDFIRKLNKEWRDEDHATDVLSMSQHVAGLKLPILMLGDIVISVETAARQAEERGHTLLDEIRILMVHGLLHLLGFDHELSEEAEAEMEKEEELLLKSLGWKGKGLIQSAYDTKTDTDLRAENPDDRKREGSLRFYKPKFSYIFCDMDGTLLNSESRISLTNAKALKEALSRGVKVVIASGKARPAVINILQMVDLAGKDGVISQFTPGVFVQGLLVYGRQGREIYRRNLEPDVCREAFIYSREHGIPLIAFCEDRCLTLFEHPLVDSLHTIYKEPKAEIMPSIEDLLAAADIQKIIFLDAAEGVATNLRPYWSEATGARANVVQAVPDMLEIVPPGTSKGSGVKMLLDHLGVAPKEVMAIGDGENDIEMLELASLGIALSNGSEKTKAVANVIGVSNDEDGVADAIYRYAF, encoded by the exons ATGCTCGCTCGTCGTTCCTCTCTCCTCCGCATCCTCCGCCGTCGCGACCCCGAGATGGCGCGTGCCCTGCTGCGCGCCGTCCCCTTCGCCTCCTCGCTCCGCTCCTCCTCGGCCCTGCACTCCCAGACCGTTCATCTCGGCGCCGCGGCGTCGTCGTCTCCGTTGGGAACTTCGCTGTTTGGGAATAAAGTCGGGTTTTTTGGGGCAGGGAATGAGAAGCAGTTGACGGGTCTTTGTGGCAGGGTTTGGGCGTCGCAGAGAGGGTACAGGAAGGTGAGGAGGAGGGCTGCGAAGAGCAAGGACAGGGAGCTCGAGCTCAATGCCAGCATTTGCATCGAAGAGGACTTACCCGATGATCTTGAAATTCTG AGTATTGCAGAACTACTACGTCTAAATGTTCCAATGGCAATGAAACTAGCATTTGATGGCTTGAAGGATGCAACTTACCAAACGAGAGACACCGCTATAGACGATGTTGGTGGATTTCAAAGTGTGGAGTTGTCTGTTCTTCTTTGCAATGACGACTTTATTCGGAAGTTGAACAAGGAGTGGAGGGACGAGGACCATGCCACTGATGTTCTCTCTATGTCACAACACGTCGCAGGGCTTAAGCTCCCTATA CTTATGCTTGGTGACATTGTAATTTCTGTTGAGACTGCTGCAAGGCAAGCAGAGGAAAGAGGCCACACTCTTCTTGATGAGATACGAATCCTAATG GTTCACGGACTGTTACATCTTTTGGGTTTTGATCATGAGCTGAGCGAAGAGGCAGAAGCAGAAatggagaaggaagaggaacTTCTTCTAAAAAGCCTTGGTTGGAAAGGAAAAGGATTAATCCAAAGTGCATATGACACTAAGACTGACACAGATCTACGTGCTGAGAATCCAGATG ACAGGAAAAGAGAAGGCAGTCTTCGCTTTTATAAACCAAAATTCAGCTATATCTTCTGCGACATGGATG GCACACTGCTGAACAGTGAAAGTCGGATCTCTTTAACAAATGCAAAAGCTCTGAAGGAGGCCTTGTCAAGGGGTGTCAAAGTGGTTATAGCTAGTGGAAAG GCACGTCCGGCGGTCATAAATATCTTGCAGATGGTAGATTTAGCTGGTAAAGATGGGGTCATTTCTCAGTTTACTCCTGGTGTCTTCGTACAG GGATTGCTTGTTTATGGTAGACAAGGACGAGAAATTTATAGAAGAAATTTAGAGCCTGATGTGTGCCGAGAG GCGTTTATATACTCTCGAGAGCATGGAATTCCGCTTATTGCATTCTGTGAGGATCGTTGCTTGACACTATTTGAACACCCTCTCGTTGACTCATTGCATACAATATACAAGGAGCCAAAG GCGGAGATCATGCCTTCAATTGAGGATCTCCTGGCTGCTGCAGATATACAG aaaattatttttttggacgcCGCTGAGGGAGTGGCAACAAATTTGCGGCCATATTGGTCAGAAGCTACTGGAGCTCGTGCTAATGTGGTCCAAGCTGTGCCTGATATGCTGGAGATTGTCCCCCCCGGAACTTCTAAAGGTAGTGGGGTCAAAATGCTGCTTGATCATTTAGGGGTTGCTCCAAAAGAG gttATGGCTATTGGTGATGGGGAGAACGACATAGAGATGCTTGAGTTGGCATCTCTTGGCATTGCTCTAAGTAATGGATCAGAGAAGACGAAGGCTGTGGCGAATGTAATTGGTGTTAGCAATGATGAAGATGGCGTGGCTGATGCAATCTATCGCTATGCTTTCTGA